From the genome of Streptomyces sp. NBC_01304:
CGACGGGCTTTCCGTCGGGGGCGAGCGCCGTTTGCCCGGCGAGGAAGACGAGCCGCGATCCGGTCGCGGCGACGGCGTGCGAGAAGCCGGTCGGCGGCGAGAGCTCGGCAGGATTGACGCGTTCCAGGCTCATTCGCGGGAGGCCCCCTTCGAGTCGAGCTCCTTGTAGAGCTCCTTGGCGATGATCGCGCGCTGCACTTCGGTCGCGCCCTCATAGATGCGCGGCGCCCGCACCTCCCGGTAGAGGTGCTCGAGCAGATGCCCGCGCCTGAGCGCCCGCGCCCCGTGCAGCTGGACCGCCGCGTCGACCACCTGCTGAGCGGTCTCGGTCGCCAGGAGCTTCGCCATGGCAACACGCCGAGGCACGTCGGGCTCGCCCCGGTCGTACGCGGCCGCAGCGGCGTACACCAGGAGCCGGGCCGCCTCCGTGCGCGTGGCGAGGTCGGCCAGCTCGTGCGCGACCGTCTGCAGATCCCGCAACAGGCCGCCGAACGCCCGGCGTTCACTGGTGTGCTCGAGCGCCGCGTCCAGGGCGGCCTGTGCCATGCCGACCGCGAACGCGCCCACGCTGGGCCGGAAGAGATTGAGCGTGCCCATCGCGACCCGGAAGCCGCGGTCCTCCTCGCCGAGGACGTCGGCGGAGGTGACCGGCACCCCGTCGAAGTCGAGCGCGCCGATGGGGTGCGGCGAGAGCATCTCCAGGGCGGTCCCGGTAAGGCCCTCGCGGTCGGCCGGCACCAGGAAGGCCGTGACCCCGCGGGCTCCCGTGTCCGGCGACGTACGGGCGAAGACCGTGTAGAAGTCGGCCTCGGGGGCGTTGGAGATCCAGCACTTCTCGCCGGTCAGGCGCCAGCCGTCGGAGCCGTCCGGCTCGGCGCGGAGTTCGAGGGCCGCCGCGTCCGAGCCCGCGCCGGGCTCGCTCAGCGCGAAGGCGGCCACCGCCTGCCCGGACACGACAGCAGGCAGCCAGCGCGCGCGCTGCTCGGCGGTGCCGTGCGCATGCACCGGATGGGCGCCGAGGCCCTGCAGGGCGAGGGCCGTCTCGGCCTCCGTACAGGCGTAGGCGAGGGATTCCCGCATCAGGCACAGTTCGAGCGAGCCGGAAGTGAAAAGCCTTGACAGCAGGCCGAGTTCACCGAGTTCGGCCACCAAGGGCCGGTTGACACGGCCCTGTTCGCCCTGGTCGGCGAGGGGCCGCAGGCGTTCGGCGGCCACGGTGCGCAGTTCCTCGCACCATGCCTGTTCCTTCGGCTCCAGCGCGAATGCGGACATGGGCGCCCCCTCTTTATCGCGTCCCGTTGACTGTCGTCACTATCACGATACGCTCGTTGGGCTACGACGCCACGCCTCCCCACCACCCGCTAGGGGGCGCACCGAATGGAGCTCACCCACTCCGCGCACGCCGACACCTTCGCGCGGGATCATCTGCCGCCCGCCGAACAATGGCCCCGGCT
Proteins encoded in this window:
- a CDS encoding acyl-CoA dehydrogenase family protein → MSAFALEPKEQAWCEELRTVAAERLRPLADQGEQGRVNRPLVAELGELGLLSRLFTSGSLELCLMRESLAYACTEAETALALQGLGAHPVHAHGTAEQRARWLPAVVSGQAVAAFALSEPGAGSDAAALELRAEPDGSDGWRLTGEKCWISNAPEADFYTVFARTSPDTGARGVTAFLVPADREGLTGTALEMLSPHPIGALDFDGVPVTSADVLGEEDRGFRVAMGTLNLFRPSVGAFAVGMAQAALDAALEHTSERRAFGGLLRDLQTVAHELADLATRTEAARLLVYAAAAAYDRGEPDVPRRVAMAKLLATETAQQVVDAAVQLHGARALRRGHLLEHLYREVRAPRIYEGATEVQRAIIAKELYKELDSKGASRE